One region of Halomicrobium sp. LC1Hm genomic DNA includes:
- a CDS encoding zinc ribbon domain-containing protein codes for MISTAELAIRLLTFLFVLVAVPLSFVLMFRFLDYIAMDELIEEYREGQASPLRDRGQLNAYFEASDEATTTCPHCGAANGEDYTYCHTCQASLE; via the coding sequence ATGATCTCGACGGCCGAACTGGCGATCAGGCTGCTGACCTTCCTGTTCGTCCTCGTCGCCGTGCCGCTCTCGTTCGTCCTCATGTTCCGGTTTCTGGACTACATCGCGATGGACGAGCTGATCGAGGAGTACCGCGAGGGACAGGCCAGTCCGCTCCGGGACCGCGGGCAGCTGAACGCCTACTTCGAGGCCAGCGACGAGGCGACGACGACCTGCCCCCACTGTGGTGCGGCCAACGGGGAGGACTACACGTACTGTCACACCTGTCAGGCGAGCCTGGAGTGA
- a CDS encoding Lrp/AsnC family transcriptional regulator, which yields MSEELGSVDRAIANAFQGGFPVVERPFDPAAAALRDRGIDVTEAELVERIDRMDEAGTLTRFGALIDAEAIGGMATLVAMHAPEDRFDAVAEQVNDFREVAHNYRREHPHLNMWFVLSVADEDRIPEVLAEIEDATGQETYNLPKQQEFRVEAKFPVEGPLEDDSIDLSDLGPDVTPTDREGLTPDELDLVLEIQGGLPVTERPYADVADAIGKEAEWVVETIKRFEREGKVRRVGVVPNHYALGYSENGMTVWNVPDDVVEEVGPAVASFDFVTHCYERPRHDGVWEYNVFAMTHGRSEAESDRRVEQVRDRMAEYWDVSDDDWDTLFSTEILKKTGIRMDERAEANVIEPSDEPTGD from the coding sequence ATGAGTGAGGAGCTGGGGTCCGTCGACCGCGCGATCGCAAACGCCTTCCAGGGAGGATTTCCGGTCGTCGAGCGCCCCTTCGACCCCGCCGCGGCGGCGCTGCGAGATCGGGGCATCGACGTGACCGAGGCCGAACTGGTCGAGCGGATCGACCGCATGGACGAGGCGGGGACGCTGACTCGCTTCGGCGCGCTGATCGACGCCGAGGCGATCGGCGGGATGGCGACGCTGGTGGCGATGCACGCCCCCGAGGACCGCTTCGACGCGGTGGCCGAGCAGGTCAACGACTTCCGCGAGGTGGCCCACAACTACCGCCGGGAGCACCCCCATCTGAACATGTGGTTCGTCCTCTCGGTGGCCGACGAGGACCGGATCCCGGAGGTGCTCGCCGAGATCGAGGACGCGACCGGCCAGGAGACCTACAACCTCCCGAAGCAACAGGAGTTCCGCGTCGAAGCGAAGTTCCCCGTCGAGGGGCCACTGGAGGACGACAGCATCGACCTGTCCGATCTGGGGCCGGACGTGACACCGACCGATCGCGAGGGGCTGACCCCCGACGAACTCGATCTGGTGCTGGAGATTCAGGGCGGGCTCCCGGTGACCGAGAGGCCTTACGCCGACGTGGCCGACGCGATCGGCAAAGAGGCCGAATGGGTCGTCGAGACGATCAAGCGCTTCGAGCGCGAGGGGAAGGTCCGCCGGGTCGGAGTCGTGCCGAACCACTACGCGCTCGGGTATTCGGAGAACGGGATGACCGTCTGGAACGTCCCCGACGACGTGGTCGAGGAAGTCGGTCCCGCTGTCGCCAGCTTCGACTTCGTCACCCACTGCTACGAGCGCCCGCGCCACGACGGCGTCTGGGAGTACAACGTCTTCGCGATGACCCACGGCCGCAGCGAGGCCGAGAGCGACCGGCGCGTCGAGCAAGTACGGGACCGGATGGCCGAGTACTGGGACGTGTCCGACGATGACTGGGACACGCTGTTCTCGACGGAGA